The following proteins are encoded in a genomic region of Arachis ipaensis cultivar K30076 chromosome B02, Araip1.1, whole genome shotgun sequence:
- the LOC107627848 gene encoding protein FAR1-RELATED SEQUENCE 5-like encodes MSIKEDDVKNDSDNDLGDDFDYQPNAEDDADDDDVDSLDSTSKSEEVCGVKRIAVEKYEVSCFVESHNHDLTPPQFAHLVPANRRLTVTDRVQVENLHNFGVKSCHIMGYIAFQKGGYRHAGFTRKDLYNHIDRYRRAKVKNGDANAAINYLIGKSNNDPLFFGKYMFTTDERLEHIFWSDGQSIIDYHCFGDIVAFDSTYKKNKYNKPLVIFSGCNHHGQTVIFGSALLSDETTETYKWLLETFVEAMGGKSPKAVITDGDLAMRDAIRNVLPDATHRLCGWHLQRNACENIKNPNFLRDFKGLIYDNNDQRDFDRRWAAILDKHNLVGSTWMEKTYETREMWSHCFLRNKFFGYIRTTSQCEGINSLIRFYVNRKNTLIDFMHNLDRALKEYRNNELIADFKSQCSEPVMITSLEVYERSASCYFTRNIFKEIRNEIQRAGALNITVLSTTLDKVEFSVTALEDPGKDRRVEVDRGKNLFSCSCKLFESRGIPCSHIFCAMKFENILEFPDSLIYKRWTKNAKNEFISTEMPVNDDVERVLKFRVGALASNCNKLCDIACKDLADFDEVQSELVNLVIRLQSRKQGKSTPNVNVEGINDPFVVKSKGAPSKKSSWRKKRACSNCHKYGHYYKRCPDLMQHSVEGNHRDRSYGNASAKDSGFSPERFANSSRSFSIKSEHLSGPNTKVRFVYSK; translated from the exons ATGTCCATAAAGGAGGATGATGTTAAAAATGATTCTGATAATGATTTGGGTGATGATTTCGATTATCAACCGAATGCAGAAGATGATGCTGATGACGACGATGTGGATTCGCTGGATTCCACTAGCAAGAGTGAAGAAGTTTGTGGTGTAAAAAGAATAGCGGTGGAGAAATATGAG GTATCATGTTTTGTGGAATCTCACAACCACGATCTGACGCCACCCCAATTTGCGCATCTGGTACCGGCTAATCGTCGTCTCACTGTGACTGATAGAGTCCAAGTggaaaatcttcataattttggtGTCAAGAGCTGCCATATTATGGGGTATATTGCATTCCAGAAGGGTGGATATCGTCATGCTGGCTTCACACGGAAAGATTTGTACAACCACATCGATCGCTATCGTCGGGCAAAAGTTAAAAACGGGGATGCCAATGCGGCAATAAACTATTTGATTGGCAAGTCAAACAACGATCCGCTGTTCTTTGGAAAGTATATGTTCACTACTGACGAAAGGCTGGAGCATATTTTTTGGTCAGATGGGCAGTCAATTATCGACTATCACTGCTTTGGAGATATTGTTGCCTTTGATTCTACCTACAAGAAGAATAAATACAACAAGCCTTTGGTCATTTTCTCTGGATGCAATCATCACGGGCAGACTGTTATCTTCGGCTCCGCCCTACTATCCGACGAAACCACAGAGACGTATAAGTGGTTGTTGGAAACCTTTGTTGAAGCGATGGGTGGGAAAAGTCCAAAAGCGGTAATAACTGACGGAGACCTTGCCATGCGAGATGCAATAAGGAATGTTCTGCCTGATGCGACCCATCGGTTATGCGGCTGGCATCTGCAGAGAAATGCATGTGAAAACATAAAGAATCCTAATTTCCTGCGCGATTTTAAGGGTCTTATATACGACAACAACGACCAGAGAGACTTCGATCGGAGATGGGCAGCCATTTTGGATAAGCACAACCTTGTTGGCAGTACCTGGATGGAAAAGACGTACGAAACTCGTGAGATGTGGTCCCATTGTTTCCTTCGGAATAAGTTTTTCGGTTACATAAGGACGACATCACAGTGTGAAGGTATAAATTCTCTCATCAGATTCTATGTTAATCGCAAGAACACCCTCATTGACTTCATGCATAACCTGGATAGGGCCTTAAAGGAGTATAGAAACAACGAGTTAATAGCTGACTTTAAGTCTCAGTGCTCAGAGCCAGTGATGATTACCTCGTTGGAGGTATATGAAAGATCTGCATCATGTTATTTCACGCGAAACATTTTCAAGGAAATTCGTAATGAGATTCAGAGGGCAGGGGCTTTGAATATAACGGTACTAAGCACAACCTTGGACAAGGTAGAGTTCAGTGTGACTGCTCTCGAAGACCCGGGCAAAGATCGACGGGTGGAAGTCGATAGAGGTAAGAATCTGTTCTCGTGCTCGTGCAAGCTGTTTGAATCACGTGGTATTCCCTGTAGTCATATCTTCTGTGCCATGAAGTTCGAAAACATACTTGAGTTTCCAGATTCGTTGATATACAAAAGGTGGACAAAGAATGCAAAGAACGAATTTATTAGCACAGAAATGCCTGTGAATGATGACGTCGAAAGGGTCTTAAAGTTTCGAGTTGGAGCATTGGCATCGAATTGCAACAAGCTGTGTGATATTGCTTGCAAGGATCTTGCAGACTTTGATGAAGTCCAGTCTGAACTTGTCAATTTAGTTATCCGCCTGCAGTCACGCAAACAGGGCAAGTCAACTCCTAATGTTAACGTGGAAGGCATCAACGATCCATTTGTTGTCAAAAGCAAAGGAGCCCCTTCCAAGAAGTCTTCTTGGAGGAAGAAGAGAGCATGCTCTAATTGCCACAAGTACGGTCATTACTACAAGCGCTGTCCAGATCTGATGCAGCATAGTGTTGAAGGTAACCATCGTGATCGATCATACGGCAATGCATCAGCCAAGGACTCAGGTTTTAGTCCAGAGAGGTTTGCTAATTCTTCGAGATCGTTCTCAATTAAGTCCGAACACCTCTCAGGACCTAATACCAAGGTACGATTTGTTTATTCTAAATAG